One segment of Acidovorax sp. DW039 DNA contains the following:
- a CDS encoding response regulator transcription factor: MRILIAEDDQVLADGLLRTLRASGAVVDHVASGSEADAALMTNNEFDLLILDLGLPKLHGLEVLKKLRSRGSALPVLILTAADSVEERVKGLDYGADDYMAKPFSLQELEARVRALTRRGMGGASSAIKHGPLVYDQAGRVATIDGKMVELSARELGLLEVLLQRAGRLVSKEQLVERLCEWGEEVSNNAIEVYIHRLRKKIEKGPIRIATVRGLGYCLEKIPG; the protein is encoded by the coding sequence ATGCGCATCCTTATCGCCGAAGACGACCAAGTGCTGGCCGATGGCCTGCTGCGCACGCTGCGGGCCTCGGGGGCGGTGGTGGACCATGTGGCCAGTGGCAGCGAGGCGGATGCCGCGCTGATGACCAACAACGAGTTTGACCTGTTGATCCTGGACCTGGGTCTGCCCAAGCTGCATGGGCTGGAGGTGCTCAAGAAGCTGCGCAGCCGGGGCTCGGCGTTGCCGGTGCTGATCCTCACGGCGGCCGACAGCGTGGAGGAGCGCGTGAAGGGGCTGGACTACGGCGCAGACGACTACATGGCCAAGCCCTTCAGTCTGCAGGAGCTGGAGGCGCGGGTGCGCGCCCTCACACGCCGGGGCATGGGCGGGGCCAGCAGTGCCATCAAGCACGGGCCGCTGGTGTACGACCAGGCGGGGCGGGTGGCAACGATTGACGGCAAGATGGTGGAGCTGTCGGCCCGCGAACTGGGCCTGCTGGAGGTGCTGCTGCAGCGCGCAGGCCGCCTGGTGAGCAAGGAGCAGCTGGTGGAGCGCCTGTGCGAGTGGGGCGAAGAGGTGAGCAACAACGCGATTGAGGTCTACATCCACCGCCTGCGCAAGAAGATTGAAAAGGGCCCGATCCGCATTGCGACGGTGCGCGGGCTGGGCTATTGCCTGGAAAAGATTCCGGGCTAG
- a CDS encoding sensor histidine kinase N-terminal domain-containing protein, giving the protein MKIFQREQRSLFGEILDWMLTPLLLLWPVSLALTWLVAQGLANKPFDRALEYNAHALAQLVSVQKTGDKNEVQFNLPQPASEILRADDSDIVYYQVMGPGGEFLSGERELPEPPADETPAAGEVRLRDGELRGVEIRVAYIWVRLPLQGGPLALVQVAETREKRSVLATEIIKGVMLPQFVILPLAVLLVWLALARGIQPLNQLEQRIRARSPDDLSPLDDHAVPLEVAPLVSSVNDLLTRLNESLATQKRFLADAAHQLKTPLAGLRMQADLAQREGTSTEELKRSLQQIGRSSIRATHTVNQLLALARAEGSGVGIARQACDLAELTIEVVRDSVPRAMDKHIDLGYDGAEPGSRGVWVDGNPTLLKELVRNLVDNAINYTPSTPDKPGVVTARVLADTFGHVLMLQVEDSGPGVPEAERELIFQPFYRALGSEADGSGLGLPIVMEIAAKHHAEVLLEDAHPGQTPPGARFSVRFPARADEAG; this is encoded by the coding sequence ATGAAGATTTTCCAGCGCGAGCAGCGCTCCCTGTTCGGCGAGATTCTGGACTGGATGCTGACGCCGCTGCTGCTGCTGTGGCCGGTGAGCCTGGCGCTGACCTGGCTGGTGGCACAGGGCCTGGCCAACAAGCCGTTTGACCGCGCGCTGGAGTACAACGCCCATGCCCTGGCGCAACTGGTCAGCGTACAAAAAACGGGCGACAAGAACGAGGTGCAGTTCAACCTGCCCCAGCCTGCCAGCGAGATCTTGCGGGCGGACGACTCGGACATCGTTTACTACCAGGTGATGGGGCCGGGGGGCGAGTTTTTGTCGGGTGAGCGGGAGCTGCCCGAGCCCCCGGCCGATGAAACGCCCGCAGCCGGTGAGGTGCGCCTGCGTGATGGCGAGCTGCGCGGGGTGGAAATCCGCGTGGCTTACATCTGGGTGCGGCTGCCGCTGCAGGGCGGCCCGCTGGCACTGGTGCAGGTGGCCGAGACGCGCGAAAAGCGCAGCGTGCTGGCCACCGAAATCATCAAGGGCGTGATGCTGCCGCAGTTCGTCATCTTGCCGCTGGCGGTGCTGCTGGTGTGGCTGGCGCTGGCGCGGGGCATCCAGCCGCTGAACCAGCTGGAGCAGCGCATCCGCGCCCGCAGCCCCGATGACCTCTCGCCGCTGGACGACCACGCCGTGCCGCTGGAGGTGGCTCCGCTGGTGTCCTCCGTCAACGACCTGCTCACGCGGCTGAACGAGTCGCTGGCCACGCAAAAGCGCTTTCTGGCCGATGCGGCGCACCAGCTCAAGACGCCGCTGGCGGGCCTGCGCATGCAGGCCGACCTGGCGCAGCGCGAGGGCACGAGCACCGAGGAACTCAAGCGCTCGCTGCAGCAGATTGGCCGCTCCAGCATCCGCGCCACCCACACCGTCAACCAGCTGCTGGCGCTGGCGCGGGCCGAGGGCAGCGGCGTGGGCATTGCGCGCCAGGCGTGCGATCTGGCCGAGCTGACGATCGAGGTGGTGCGCGATTCGGTGCCCCGCGCCATGGACAAGCACATCGACCTGGGCTACGACGGGGCCGAGCCCGGCAGCCGCGGGGTGTGGGTGGATGGCAACCCCACGCTGCTCAAGGAACTGGTGCGCAACCTGGTGGACAACGCGATCAACTACACGCCATCCACCCCCGACAAGCCCGGCGTGGTGACGGCCCGCGTGCTGGCCGACACCTTTGGCCATGTGCTGATGCTGCAGGTGGAAGACTCCGGCCCCGGCGTGCCCGAGGCCGAGCGCGAGCTGATCTTCCAGCCCTTCTACCGGGCCCTGGGCAGCGAGGCAGACGGCTCAGGCCTGGGCCTGCCCATCGTGATGGAAATTGCCGCCAAGCACCACGCCGAGGTGCTACTGGAAGACGCCCACCCCGGCCAGACACCGCCCGGAGCACGGTTCAGCGTGCGGTTTCCGGCGCGTGCGGATGAGGCGGGCTGA